In Pyricularia oryzae 70-15 chromosome 2, whole genome shotgun sequence, one genomic interval encodes:
- a CDS encoding DNA repair and recombination protein RAD5C: MAEAKDSTKLKKGLIIKIDLVLFGPRSSGDSVAVDLGSRRYYLQEPHQQLCPYPYENPQSLKLPSTLTFDALETSLDVERQLSYGLEQDEDEELIAQAMPDGSSTQLNELIQNIDSFLELLPAKPITASAGSDSRIISKLFSHQNEAVGWILQREEHTPGQNDSKLWEMSILPSGELCYQHAITGAKSKNAKDFKGGILADDMGLGKTFTTLAAIVSTLDRASEFAARSKTPAIASRATLVVVPSELLLNTWANEIERHFYPRSVRYVKYHASGRRDLVGTINQQDVVLTTYGTIMADRRGANSIIHRINWFRLVLDEAHLVRNWGSKQFNAVHSISSHIRWCLTGTPIQNSLDDLGALIRFLKMPIFSEPATFRRYVGKLQRDKAHPQGAFTNLGLILSNICLRRNKDIMPLSQGQVYEYRKPEFTPREREQYHALELACKRAIAISGKRTSTSSADGDHHTVMEALLRLRIFCNNGATAKALDLAGFMTRGNKAGEKSSKSLPDEMLSFMQQRGEAMCYYCSVGIIALGPSTVGDDNCGTDVGQSVATLTRCWHLVCSECVQQYRSGQVEGQVFACPLCNGKHGSENVFDENIEPSEPQLGLQTPAGGRLRQYPSKITALVKDVRDHSLTDKCVVFSFWKKSLDIVGSALEASGVKYLRVDGSASPKKRSNILLNFQTRQACTVLLITFSTGAVGLNGLTVANRVHILEPQWNPAAEKQAIGRLLRLDQSRKVTIVRYAMEKSIEQAVQKRQLRKFQLAGGGFSKQLSVEERRALKSDQLQELQAYFDSEQSEDVMQVEA; this comes from the exons ATGGCCGAGGCGAAAGATTCGACCAAACTCAAAAAGGGACTCATCATCAAGATCGACCTGGTGCTTTTCGGCCCCAGAAGTTCCGGCGATAGTGTGGCGGTCGATCTCGGGAGTCGCCGATATTATCTTCAGGAGCCGCATCAGCAGTTGTGTCCTTACCCCTACGAGAACCCTCAGTCCCTGAAACTGCCCTCTACGCTCACATTCGATGCATTAGAAACCTCACTGGATGTGGAGAGGCAACTTTCATATGGACTTGAACAAGATGAAGACGAAGAGCTGATTGCCCAAGCAATGCCCGACGGCTCGAGCACACAGCTCAACGAATTGATCCAGAACATTGACAGCTTTCTTGAACTCCTCCCTGCAAAACCTATCACTGCATCGGCTGGCAGTGACTCGCGCATAATTTCTAAACTATTCAG CCATCAAAACGAAGCAGTGGGCTGGATACTGCAAAGGGAGGAGCATACACCCGGTCAGAATGACTCGAAGCTATGGGAAATGAGCATCCTTCCATCAGGAGAGTTGTG CTACCAGCATGCCATCACTGGCGCAAAGAGCAAGAATGCAAAGGACTTTAAAGGAGGCATATTAGCCGACGACATGGGCCTTGGAAAAACATTTACGACTTTGGCGGCAATCGTCTCGACACTTGATCGTGCCTCTGAGTTCGCCGCAAGAAGCAAGACCCCAGCAATCGCTTCCAGAGCCACCCTGGTAGTAGTTCCCAGCGAGC TTCTCCTTAACACATGGGCAAACGAAATCGAACG GCATTTCTACCCCAGGTCAGTCCGCTACGTCAAATATCATGCCTCGGGGAGACGCGATCTTGTCGGCACAATCAACCAGCAAGATGTAGTTCTCACAACTTATGGCACAATCATGGCGGATCGCCGTGGCGCCAACAGCATTATCCACAGGATCAATTGGTTCCGGCTGGTTCTGGATGAAG CACACTTGGTTCGCAACTGGGGATCCAAGCAGTTTAACGCGGTACACTCCATTTCTTCGCACATCCGATGGTGCCTGACCGGAACGCCGATTCAGAACTCACTAGACGACCTCGGGGCCCTGATCAGGTTCCTCAAAATGCCCATCTTCTCCGAGCCGGCGACCTTCAGGCGATATGTCGGCAAGCTGCAACGTGACAAGGCTCATCCGCAGGGGGCCTTTACCAACCTTGGGCTGATACTATCCAATATCTGCCTGCGTCGCAACAAGGACATCATGCCACTGTCCCAGGGACAAGTGTACGAATACCGCAAGCCAGAGTTTACTCCCAGGGAACGAGAGCAGTACCACGCTTTGGAGCTTGCCTGCAAGCGTGCCATCGCCATCAGCGGCAAGAGGACCAGCACTTCCTCGGCTGACGGCGACCATCATACCGTCATGGAGGCACTGCTCCGGCTCCGCATCTTTTGCAACAATGGTGCAACGGCCAAAGCCTTGGACTTGGCTGGGTTCATGACCCGCGGGAACAAGGCAGGGGAAAAGTCCTCAAAGAGTCTGCCGGATGAGATGCTCAGCTTCATGCAACAGAGAGGTGAGGCAATGTGCTACTACTGCTCTGTCGGCATCATCGCGCTGGGTCCAAGTACAGTCGGAGACGACAACTGCGGCACGGACGTGGGCCAGAGTGTCGCGACTTTGACGAGGTGCTGGCATCTGGTCTGCAGTGAGTGTGTGCAGCAGTATCGCAGCGGGCAGGTTGAGGGACAGGTTTTTGCATGCCCCCTATGCAATGGCAAACATGGCAGCGAGAACGTGTTTGACGAAAACATTGAGCCAAGCGAACCGCAACTGGGTCTTCAAACGCCGGCAGGTGGTCGTTTGCGACAATATCCCTCAAAGATCACGGCGCTTGTGAAAGATGTGAGGGACCATTCCCTCACCGACAAATG CGTCGTCTTTTCATTCTGGAAAAAGTCACTGGACATTGTGGGCAGCGCGCTGGAGGCTTCCGGCGTAAAGTATCTTCGAGTAGACGGAAGCGCTTCGCCCAAGAAGCGAAGCAACATCCTCTTGAACTTCCAAACTCGCCAGGCCTGTACCGTCCTGCTGATTACCTTCTCCACCGGCGCCGTCGG GTTGAACGGCCTGACGGTGGCAAACAGGGTCCACATTCTCGAGCCACAGTGGAACCCGGCGGCCGAGAAGCAAGCCATCGGCCGGCTCCTCCGTCTGGACCAGTCGAGAAAAGTCACAATTGTGCGATATGCAATGGAAAAGTCTATAGAGCAG GCCGTTCAAAAGAGACAGCTGCGCAAATTTCAGCTCGCCGGTGGCGGGTTCTCCAAGCAGCTTAGCGTGGAAGAGAGGCGTGCCCTGAAGAGCGATCAACTTCAGGAGCTCCAAGCTTATTTCGATAGCGAGCAGTCTGAGGATGTCATGCAGGTGGAGGCctag
- a CDS encoding beta 1,3 exoglucanase — protein sequence MHSHSFSVLSALLLASTAAASGSYGQPGKVEVPVVTVVVKSTITTCTLPKTPPPPCSSKGSSQGGSNSVATPSGGSNGSPYGGSSAAATLTSKSTGPSSIPTYSVPGSNSTIRTSPGYGNGTTSSTRTATGTSTSASATSSSTSSPLTGCGSDSYWLANIKHQGFAPYAPNPSNYTVFRSVKEFGAKGDGKADDTVAINRAISEGGRCGPGSCNSTTTTPGLIYFPPGTYRITSPIINYYFTQIYGSPLCMPVIKPSSNFTGAWVLDANQYQAGGKLGWGSTNVFWRQVRNLVIDMTDLPVAADVAGIHWPSSQATSLQNIHVKMAKGTQTKHFGMFIEEGSGGYIGDMVFEGGLDGIRVGNQQFTMRNLTFIGAQTAIKQLWSWGWTYSGITIKDCKVGLDISNVDTSTGRNPVASIVFIDSEISNTPIGVVTSRKPPGQQNNPAQANTLILENIRLFNVPTAISGPSNSVLLAGSASFTTITGWGQGNRYTASGGPTAFQGPITPFARPAALTAGTNFYERSRPSYAEVPASQFLSVKSEGAKGDGKTDDTAAIAAAVKKASSSNKVLFFDYGMYVVRSTIYIPAGMRITGEALPVIISEGEFFNSMASPKPVVQVGKPGETGAAVEWSDMVLSTRGQQMGAILIQWNLASTTPSGMWDVHTRIGGFAGSNLSAKECPKTPATKIDAKNLDKKCIAAFMSMHITASASNLLNENCWLWVADHDAERDAGLVQITVYAGRGLLVESKEGKIWLWGTGVEHHQMYEYQFVSTQNIFAGQVQTETAYYQPNPDASIPFPVDKAFSDPTFKTGQSGWGFRAANSKEILVYGAGLYSFFDNYNVTCAQEGQGQTCQTQIMDVDKSSVKMYNLNTVGVGSQITVNGVDVARWQDNKNGFVNSVAIFTS from the coding sequence ATGCATAGTCACTCATTCAGTGTCTTGTCGGCCCTGCTGCTGGCCTCCACAGCCGCCGCCTCGGGCAGCTACGGTCAACCCGGCAAGGTCGAGGTTCCAGTCGTGACGGTGGTTGTAAAGAGCACAATCACGACATGCACGCTGCCCAAGACACCTCCTCCGCCATGCTCCAGCAAAGGTAGCTCGCAGGGCGGGTCTAATAGTGTTGCCACACCGTCTGGAGGCAGCAACGGCAGCCCGTACGGCGGTTCCAGCGCGGCGGCCACATTGACGTCAAAGTCAACTGGACCCTCCAGCATCCCGACCTACTCGGTCCCTGGCAGCAACTCAACCATCAGGACGAGCCCTGGTTATGGTAACGGGACCACCAGTAGTACCAGGACAGCGACTGGCACATCTACCTCGGCGTCGGCCACGTCGAGCTCGACCAGCTCGCCACTGACGGGCTGCGGCAGTGACTCGTACTGGCTGGCCAATATCAAGCACCAAGGTTTTGCCCCTTATGCGCCGAACCCGTCAAACTACACCGTGTTCCGCAGCGTCAAGGAATTTGGCGCCAAGGGTGATGGCAAGGCAGACGACACAGTAGCCATCAACCGCGCCATCAGCGAGGGAGGTCGCTGCGGTCCGGGATCGTGCAactccaccaccaccactccTGGCCTGATCTACTTCCCCCCTGGTACCTACCGCATCACGTCTCCGATCATCAACTACTACTTCACCCAGATTTATGGCAGCCCGCTCTGCATGCCCGTCATCAAGCCGAGCTCCAACTTTACCGGCGCATGGGTCCTCGACGCCAACCAGTACCAGGCCGGCGGCAAGCTGGGATggggctctaccaacgtctTTTGGAGGCAGGTTCGCAATCTGGTCATTGACATGACGGATCTGCCTGTGGCTGCCGATGTCGCCGGAATCCATTGGCCGTCCTCGCAGGCTACCAGCCTGCAGAACATCCATGTCAAGATGGCCAAGGGCACGCAGACCAAGCACTTTGGAATGTTTATCGAGGAGGGATCTGGAGGCTACATTGGCGACATGGTGTTTGAGGGTGGCCTGGATGGTATCCGGGTCGGAAACCAGCAGTTCACCATGCGCAACCTGACTTTTATTGGCGCCCAGACTGCCATCAAGCAGCTGTGGAGCTGGGGATGGACCTACTCGGGCATCACCATCAAGGATTGCAAGGTCGGACTGGACATTTCCAACGTTGATACCAGCACTGGCCGCAACCCCGTGGCATCAATCGTGTTTATCGACTCGGAAATCAGCAACACCCCGATTGGAGTCGTGACCAGCCGCAAGCCCCCGGGACAGCAAAACAATCCCGCACAGGCAAACACGCTCATCCTCGAGAACATCCGCCTGTTCAACGTTCCCACTGCAATCAGCGGCCCCAGCAACAGTGTCCTCCTTGCCGGCTCAGCATCGTTCACAACAATCACCGGATGGGGCCAGGGTAACCGCTACACTGcttctggcggcccgactgCTTTCCAGGGTCCAATCACTCCTTTTGCCCGTCCTGCAGCCCTGACTGCGGGAACCAACTTTTATGAGCGCTCGCGGCCTTCATACGCCGAGGTGCCTGCCTCGCAGTTCTTGTCGGTCAAGTCCGAGGGTGCCAAGGGAGACGGCAAGACTGACGACACGGCAGCCATCGCCGCCGCTGTCAAGAAGGCCAGCTCCTCCAACAAGGTCCTCTTCTTTGACTACGGCATGTATGTCGTCAGGTCAACCATCTACATCCCCGCCGGCATGCGCATCACCGGCGAGGCCCTCCCTGTCATCATCTCCGAGGGTGAGTTCTTCAACTCGATGGCTTCACCCAAGCCTGTTGTGCAGGTCGGCAAGCCAGGTGAGACGGGAGCGGCGGTCGAGTGGTCCGACATGGTGCTGTCTACGCGCGGACAGCAGATGGGCGCCATCCTGATCCAGTGGAACCTCGCATCCACCACCCCATCTGGCATGTGGGACGTCCACACCCGCATAGGTGGTTTCGCTGGCTCCAACCTGTCGGCGAAAGAGTGCCCCAAGACGCCCGCCACCAAGATTGACGCCAAGAACCTTGACAAGAAGTGCATAGCCGCCTTTATGTCCATGCACATCACCGCCTCCGCATCCAACCTCCTCAACGAGAACTGCTGGCTCTGGGTCGCCGACCACGACGCCGAGCGCGACGCCGGACTGGTGCAGATCACCGTCTACGCCGGCcgcggcctgctggtcgagaGCAAGGAGGGCAAGATTTGGCTGTGGGGAACGGGCGTCGAGCATCACCAGATGTACGAGTACCAGTTTGTGTCGACGCAAAACATCTTTGCCGGCCAGGTGCAGACGGAGACGGCCTACTACCAGCCCAATCCCGACGCATCCATTCCGTTCCCCGTCGACAAGGCATTTTCCGACCCGACCTTCAAGACTGGCCAAAGCGGCTGGGGCTTCCGGGCCGCCAACAGCAAGGAGATCCTGGTCTACGGTGCGGGGCTCTACAGCTTCTTTGACAATTACAACGTGACGTGTGCGCAGGAGGGCCAGGGCCAGACTTGCCAGACCCAGATCATGGACGTGGACAAGAGTTCTGTCAAGATGTACAACCTCAACACCGTCGGCGTCGGGTCGCAGATAACTGTAAATGGGGTGGATGTTGCGAGGTGGCAGGATAACAAGAACGGCTTCGTCAACTCGGTGGCCATCTTTACTTCCTGA